Proteins from a single region of Lates calcarifer isolate ASB-BC8 linkage group LG19, TLL_Latcal_v3, whole genome shotgun sequence:
- the fcf1 gene encoding rRNA-processing protein FCF1 homolog, protein MGKQKTKKFAAMKRMINLKDHRIKEKDRAKAKEKKKKDPSELKEREVPKYPSCLFFQYNTQLGPPYHILVDTNFINFSIKAKLDIVQSMMDCLYAKCIPYITDCVMAEIEKLGMKYRVALRIAKDPRFERLPCTHKGTYADDCLVQRVTQHKCYILATVDRDLKRRVRKIPGVPIMYISNHRYNIERMPDDYGAPRF, encoded by the exons ATG GggaagcagaaaacaaagaagttTGCTGCAATGAAGCGAATGATCAATCTGAAAGATCATAGAAT aaaAGAGAAAGATCGAGccaaagcaaaagagaaaaagaagaaagatcCCTCAGAGCTTAAGGAGAGAGAAGT GCCAAAGTACCCATCATGCCTGTTCTTCCAGTACAATACTCAGCTTGGTCCACCGTACCACATTCTGGTTGACACCAATTTCATCAACTTCTCCATCAAGGCCAAACTGGACATTGTTCAGTCTATGATGGACTGTCTCTATGCCAAAT GTATCCCATATATCACAGACTGTGTAATGGCTGAGATTGAAAAACTTGGAATGAAGTACAGAGTTGCACTCAG gataGCCAAAGATCCAAGGTTTGAGCGCCTGCCGTGCACACACAAGGGGACATATGCCGATGACTGTTTAGTCCAAAGGGTAACACAG CACAAGTGTTACATCCTGGCTACTGTGGACAGAGATCTAAAGAGAAGAGTTAGGAAGATCCCTGGAGTACCCATCATGTACATCTCAAACCACAG gTATAACATTGAACGGATGCCTGATGACTACGGTGCTCCAAGATTTTAA
- the vash1 gene encoding tubulinyl-Tyr carboxypeptidase 1 isoform X2, with amino-acid sequence MLRATVGLVEERDEEQEDEGEEELRDGGVPFYVNRGGLPVDEETWERMWRHVARIHPNGEALAKEIRGATDLPKIPVPSVPTYQPTTTIPQRLEAIQKYIRELHYLTNNMPGVERFPLSFKSQFSGNHFHHIVLGVHSGGRFGALGMSRREDLMFKPLEFRTLMDLVQEFNGAYRGYWHTLHKVKIGQYVSHDPHSVEQIEWKHSILDLDKLTKEELRKELERHTRDMRLKIGKPAPPSPTKDRRNSMGSPHRGPSSPIRRISRVERRPSGEKKVLEQKPSADMNGYQIRV; translated from the exons atgcTGAGGGCCACCGTGGGCttggtggaggagagggatgaggagcaggaggacgAGGGCGAAGAAGAGTTGAGGGACGGAGGGGTGCCTTTCTATGTGAACAGGGGAGGCCTCCCGGTGGATGAGGAGACTTGGGAGAGGATGTGGCGCCATGTGGCTCGAATCCACCCCAACGGCGAAGCTTTGGCAAAGGAGATCCGGGGTGCCACTGACCTGCCCAAG ATTCCAGTACCGAGTGTGCCTACATACCAACCTACCACCACTATCCCACAGCGCCTGGAAGCCATACAGAAATACATCAGGGAATTGCA TTACCTCACCAACAACATGCCGGGTGTGGAGCGCTTCCCCCTCAGCTTTAAGTCTCAGTTCTCAGGGAACCACTTCCACCACATCGTGCTGGGAGTTCACAGTGGGGGACGTTTCGGCGCGCTGGGCATGAGCCGGAGGGAGGACCTCATGTTCAAGCCCCTGGAGTTCCGCACGCTGATGGACTTGGTGCAGGAGTTCAACGGGGCCTACAGGGGCTACTGGCACACCCTCCACAAGGTCAAGATCGGCCAGTACGTGTCCCACGACCCTCACAGCGTGGAGCAGATAGAGTGGAAGCACTCCATACTGGACCTGGACAAGCTGACCAAGGAGGAGCTGCGGAAGGAACTGGAGAGACACACTCGAGACATGAGGCTGAAG ATAGGAAAGCCTGCGCCTCCCTCTCCCACCAAAGACAGGAGAAACAGCATGGGTTCACCCCACAGAGGGCCGAGCAGTCCCATCCGCAGGATCAGCCGCGTTGAGAGACG tcCCTCCGGAGAGAAGAAGGTCTTGGAACAAAAACCATCCGCAGACATGAACGGATACCAGATTCGAGTCTGA
- the vash1 gene encoding tubulinyl-Tyr carboxypeptidase 1 isoform X1 encodes MLRATVGLVEERDEEQEDEGEEELRDGGVPFYVNRGGLPVDEETWERMWRHVARIHPNGEALAKEIRGATDLPKIPVPSVPTYQPTTTIPQRLEAIQKYIRELQYNHTGTQFFEIKKSRPLTALMDIAKEMTREALPIKCLEAVILGIYLTNNMPGVERFPLSFKSQFSGNHFHHIVLGVHSGGRFGALGMSRREDLMFKPLEFRTLMDLVQEFNGAYRGYWHTLHKVKIGQYVSHDPHSVEQIEWKHSILDLDKLTKEELRKELERHTRDMRLKIGKPAPPSPTKDRRNSMGSPHRGPSSPIRRISRVERRPSGEKKVLEQKPSADMNGYQIRV; translated from the exons atgcTGAGGGCCACCGTGGGCttggtggaggagagggatgaggagcaggaggacgAGGGCGAAGAAGAGTTGAGGGACGGAGGGGTGCCTTTCTATGTGAACAGGGGAGGCCTCCCGGTGGATGAGGAGACTTGGGAGAGGATGTGGCGCCATGTGGCTCGAATCCACCCCAACGGCGAAGCTTTGGCAAAGGAGATCCGGGGTGCCACTGACCTGCCCAAG ATTCCAGTACCGAGTGTGCCTACATACCAACCTACCACCACTATCCCACAGCGCCTGGAAGCCATACAGAAATACATCAGGGAATTGCA GTACAATCACACGGGAACACAGTTTTTTGAAATCAAGAAGAGCCGTCCTCTCACTGC GTTGATGGACATTGCTAAGGAGATGACACGGGAGGCTCTGCCAATCAAATGTCTGGAGGCGGTGATCTTGGGGAT TTACCTCACCAACAACATGCCGGGTGTGGAGCGCTTCCCCCTCAGCTTTAAGTCTCAGTTCTCAGGGAACCACTTCCACCACATCGTGCTGGGAGTTCACAGTGGGGGACGTTTCGGCGCGCTGGGCATGAGCCGGAGGGAGGACCTCATGTTCAAGCCCCTGGAGTTCCGCACGCTGATGGACTTGGTGCAGGAGTTCAACGGGGCCTACAGGGGCTACTGGCACACCCTCCACAAGGTCAAGATCGGCCAGTACGTGTCCCACGACCCTCACAGCGTGGAGCAGATAGAGTGGAAGCACTCCATACTGGACCTGGACAAGCTGACCAAGGAGGAGCTGCGGAAGGAACTGGAGAGACACACTCGAGACATGAGGCTGAAG ATAGGAAAGCCTGCGCCTCCCTCTCCCACCAAAGACAGGAGAAACAGCATGGGTTCACCCCACAGAGGGCCGAGCAGTCCCATCCGCAGGATCAGCCGCGTTGAGAGACG tcCCTCCGGAGAGAAGAAGGTCTTGGAACAAAAACCATCCGCAGACATGAACGGATACCAGATTCGAGTCTGA
- the angel1 gene encoding protein angel homolog 1, protein MIGTLLFYALYPLSRYLTGRDSEPPKKGLSPAVVNGTAVWDGGAVTTRRFTQSQTTLLDQWLSPSSGTKGETKERMKEQSPEKDDPRTHTDKEQLVAVLREETKNKAVKIMSEMQQHKVKVPPQEDIHVVLLREQNTEDAIISPTEDTSPVQALGAQLKCLQTDDSTQETACPVQQQVQIHTMAESVTPAEDSIQEASCSVQKQIQISSVEEPVPSFETVDKVTECWDEYVGPVADEMHGGASSSDLVFASLLSNTQTHLNFNEQHDTQTGWHFPAGPGLSEEVQCPLWQFPALSYYPTLEPTVPFEVMWRVWEEMDENAAAAEPALIPFPFAKASMDFTVMSYNILAQDLLEANQDLYMHCPLEVLDWNYRCSLLLEEILKWAPDILCLQEVQENHYHECLYPVLCQMGYTCVYKRRTGTKTDGCATCYRSTCFSEVSVTPLEFFRPDTELLDRHNVGIVLLLQPVVTQGSEAKAKGPLLCVANTHLLFNPRRGDVKLAQLAIMLAEIDSTVKSCKAKGEHCNVVMCGDFNSVPHMPLYQLITTGELYYQGLPAWMISGQEDLSYRTHCHRLFAPLWPSCLGINDNCQYASVEDALESQSQKSVPLCVGKCQYSHEFMLQLRYCPAACVRPADLMLIPGVTDNTPDASRGNQLYDKSFRHTISHQLDLESVYKHILPGSGASEVTTLHSEVGATVDYIFYSPRRISTSDPKAGGSFASEGLKLIGSLSLLSEDVLWSMKGLPNHVFPSDHLSLVAKFQLDLNAA, encoded by the exons ATGATTGGCACCCTGTTGTTTTATGCACTCTACCCACTGTCACGGTACCTCACCGGTCGAGACTCAG AGCCCCCAAAGAAGGGTCTTTCTCCTGCAGTGGTTAATGGCACAGCAGTATGGGATGGTGGTGCTGTCACAACCAGGAGGTTCACCCAGTCTCAGACAACCCTGCTGGACCAGTGGCTCAGCCCAAGCAGTGGGACCAAAGGAGAAACGAAAGAAAGGATGAAAGAGCAAAGCCCAGAAAAAGATGATCCAAGAACCCACACGGACAAAGAACAGCTTGTGGCTGTCCTGCGTGAAGAAACTAAAAATAAAGCTGTAAAGATAATGAGTGAGATGCAACAACACAAAGTGAAAGTTCCCCCACAAGAGGATATCCACGTGGTGCTGCTTAGGGAGCAAAACACAGAGGATGCAATTATTTCTCCAACTGAGGATACCAGTCCAGTACAAGCACTTGGGGCACAGTTAAAGTGCCTGCAGACAGATGACAGCACACAAGAAACTGCCTGTCCAGTTCAGCAGCAAGTACAGATACACACCATGGCAGAGTCAGTAACTCCAGCTGAGGACAGCATACAAGAAGCTTCCTGTTCAGTGcagaaacaaatacagatatCAAGTGTGGAAGAGCCTGTGCCTTCATTTGAAACTGTTGATAAAGTAACTGAGTGCTGGGATGAATATGTAGGTCCCGTTGCTGATGAAATGCATGGTGGAGCAAGCAGTTCTGATCTGGTAtttgcttctcttctctctaaCACTCAAACCCACCTTAACTTCAACGAGCAGCATGATACACAAACTGGCTGGCACTTCCCTGCAGGACCTGGCTTGTCTGAAGAAGTGCAGTGCCCACTGTGGCAGTTTCCTGCCCTGAGCTATTACCCTACATTAGAGCCGACAGTTCCCTTTGAAG TAATGTGGAGAGTATGGGAGGAGATGGATGAGAATGCCGCTGCAGCAGAGCCTGCCCTCATACCCTTTCCATTCGCAAAGGCGTCGATGGACTTCACTGTCATGTCCTACAACATCCTTGCTCAGGATTTACTGGAGGCAAACCAGGACCTGTACATGCACTGTCCCCTGGAGGTGCTGGACTGGAACTACCGGTGCAGCCTGCTCCTAGAGGAAATACTGAAATGGGCACCAGAT ATTCTGTGTCTCCAAGAGGTTCAGGAGAACCACTACCATGAATGCCTGTATCCAGTCCTTTGTCAGATGG GTTACACTTGTGTGTACAAGCGGCGTACAGGAACCAAGACAGATGGCTGCGCAACTTGTTATCGAAGCACTTGCTTCTCAGAGGTATCAGTCACCCCGTTGGAGTTCTTCAGGCCTGACACGGAGCTGCTGGACCGGCACAACGTGGGCATTGTTTTGCTGCTTCAGCCAGTGGTCACCCAGGGGTCTGAAGCCAAGGCGAAGGGCCCGCTCCTCTGTGTGGCCAACACCCACCTGCTCTTCAACCCCAGGAGGGGTGACGTGAAGCTGGCTCAGTTAGCCATAATGCTGGCAGAGATCGACAGCACAGTCAAGTCCTGTAAGGCCAAAGGTGAACACTGTAACGTTGTGATGTGCGGAGACTTTAATTCAGTCCCACACATGCCCCTGTATCAGCTGATCACCACCGGGGAGCTCTACTACCAGGGTCTGCCAGCATGGATG ATATCAGGTCAAGAGGACCTGTCCTACAGAACCcactgtcacagactgtttgCTCCCCTGTGGCCCAGCTGTCTGGGAATCAATGACAACTGCCAGTACGCCTCTGTCGAGGACGCACTCGAGAGCCAGAGTCAGAAATCAG TTCCTCTCTGTGTGGGGAAATGTCAGTACAGCCATGAGTTTATGCTGCAGCTGCGCTATTGTCCAGCTGCATGTGTCCGTCCTGCGGACCTGATGCTGATCCCGGGCGTGACTGACAACACACCAG ATGCTTCAAGGGGAAATCAGCTTTATGATAAAAG TTTCAGACACACTATCAGTCATCAGTTAGACCTGGAGTCGGTCTACAAACATATTCTCCCAGGTTCTGGTGCCTCAGAAGTCACAACCCTGCACTCTGAAGTGGGAGCCACTGTCGACTACATCTTCTACTCCCCGAGACGCATCTCAACCTCTGATCCAAAAG CTGGTGGCAGCTTTGCGAGCGAGGGTCTGAAGTTGATCGGTAGTCTCTCCCTCCTATCAGAGGATGTCTTGTGGTCGATGAAAGGCCTACCCAATCACGTATTCCCGTCTGACCATCTCAGTCTCGTGGCCAAATTCCAGCTGGACCTGAACGCTGCATGA
- the LOC108892494 gene encoding leucine-rich repeat-containing protein 74A encodes MSSLSFESLCLKDDDCPSPTQPQGEEDEFDTDLESEKEESNKSASIAEVYLQACKLVGVVPVSYFIRNLDSTTMNLTHHGLGPLGCKALAIALVTDMHINTLELADNHVQAEGAKYLVEMLRANFTIQHLDLSNNHLQSAGAEYVAKMLLDNISLKSLKLSGNGFTDDDAKYFADSLSSNSRIKEFDLSHNEFCRKGGEHLGQLLANNEGLEVLDLSWNHLRMKGAVAFCAGLKVNTMLRHLDLSWNGFGNEGALAMGEALKFNNTLVHLNLSNNRLTNEGVGMLCRGLEFNDTLRVLLLAYNSITVEGALALVNVVKNTPKTALEEINMCNVLVNENFVHLLEVTCQEHPGLDVQYGGVGGFIAKKPPKRVDPMKVIQDYLDQRKLRLWDFFRNIDKDGTMRVPVADFRKAVQQSSIPLDRYQIEELIQRLDRDRTGMVDYRGLADTRKQMMRDHRRQLRKVESRQKKEKQKSDRILKTFQSAVEAVTPRSSMVISPGAAKEDSSGPQQFSATPLSSWHHIVMSNSSRYSVTNLSSEHVHLPILGGTPSYRATSSLAMRSFSQPNLLDDSPRSAPGKSISAQGVRSDPEMGHSKLSSAANHLTRSRPALNAKQPEVKAKTKKMKKKKTKKHVEKGSKKPTHTIK; translated from the exons ATGTCTTCACTATCTTTCGAATCTCTCTGTTTAAAAGATGATGATTGTCCATCCCCAACTCAACCCCAAGGTGAGGAGGATGAGTTTGACACAGACTTGGAGTCAG aaaaagaggagagcaaCAAATCAGCTTCTATAGCTGAAGTGTACCTGCAGGCCTGCAAGCTAGTGGGTGTGGTGCCAGTCTCCTACTTTATACGAAACCTTGACTCCACAACCATGAACCTCACCCACCATGGGCTGGGACCTTTGGGATGCAAGGCACTTGCTATTGCTTTGGTG ACTGATATGCACATCAACACTCTGGAACTGGCAGACAATCACGTTCAAGCTGAAGGAGCCAAATACCTTGTGGAGATGTTGAGGGCTAATTTCACCATTCAGCATCTG GATCTGTCCAACAACCATCTGCAGTCTGCAGGAGCAGAATACGTGGCTAAAATGTTGCTGGACAACATTTCATTGAAATCGTTGAAACTTTCAG GAAATGGAttcactgatgatgatgctaAATATTTTGCAGATTCCCTCTCA agCAATTCCAGAATTAAGGAATTTGACCTGAGCCATAATGAGTTTTGCAGAAAAGGAGGGGAACATTTGGGACAACTGCTGG CAAATAATGAAGGTCTGGAGGTACTGGACCTTAGCTGGAATCATCTCAGAATGAAAGGGGCTGTAGCTTTTTGTGCAGGACTCAAG GTGAATACAATGCTAAGACACCTTGACTTATCATGGAATGGTTTTGGGAATGAGGGCGCCCTGGCCATGGGAGAGGCCCTAAAATTCAACAACACTCTGGTGCACCTCAACCTCAGCAACAACCGCCTCACCAACGAGGGTGTCGGCATGCTGTGCAGAGGTCTTGAGTTCAATGACACACTCCGAGTCCTACTG CTGGCATATAACTCCATAACAGTAGAGGGAGCATTGGCCTTGGTTAATGTGGTGAAGAACACACCTAAAACTGCCTTGGAGGAGATaaacatgtgt AATGTGCTGGTAAATGAGAACTTTGTGCATCTGCTGGAGGTGACATGTCAGGAGCATCCTGGACTGGATGTACAGTATGGTGGGGTGGGAGGCTTCATCGCTAAGAAGCCACCAAAACGTGTCGATCCAATGAAAGTCATCCAG GATTATCTGGATCAACGCAAGTTGCGCCTGTGGGATTTCTTTCGGAACATTGACAAAGATGGTACCATGCGAGTCCCTGTCGCTGACTTCAGGAAGGCGGTGCAG CAATCAAGCATTCCTTTGGATCGATACCAGATTGAGGAGCTGATTCAGAGACTTGATCGTGACAGGACAGGAATGGTTGACTACAG GGGGTTGGCAGATACAAGGAAACAGATGATGAGAGATCACCGGCGCCAGCTGAGGAAGGTTGAGTCCCGtcagaaaaaagagaagcagaagagTGACCGCATCCTCAAGACCTTCCAGAGCGCTGTGGAGGCGGTCACACCTCGCAGCTCCATGGTCATATCTCCAGGAGCTGCCAAAGAGGACTCGAGTGGCCCGCAGCAGTTTTCTGCCACCCCTCTCAGCTCGTGGCACCACATCGTCATGTCCAACAGCAGTCGCTATTCCGTCACCAACCTGAGCAGCGAGCACGTGCACCTGCCCATTCTGGGAGGCACCCCGTCGTACCGCGCAACCAGTTCCCTGGCAATGCGCTCCTTCTCCCAGCCCAACCTGCTGGATGACTCCCCACGCTCTGCCCCAGGAAAGTCCATCTCGGCTCAGGGTGTGCGCTCTGATCCAGAGATGGGCCACAGCAAGCTAAGCTCCGCTGCTAACCACCTGACCAGGTCCAGGCCTGCTCTCAACGCCAAGCAGCCAGAAGTTAAAGCCAAAAccaagaaaatgaagaagaagaaaactaaGAAACATGTGGAGAAGGGCTCAAAGAAGCCTACTCACACTATCAAGTGA
- the olfm4.1 gene encoding olfactomedin-4, translating into MISTLYFFALLSSAMAWGHVGLWKERSARNETEDGSGDRCACDAFLPGSTFPLRDLVVVEQTAVEIYHKLELELGKLENYETKLTEYSEKIIKLTVEVEKIEKNPDAYNEADKDEIKVKIKQVEALAKELQLSIRSSTTIFRSLRVQVTAMEETLTRLEKTYDKNVVLATRREYIKVQMQLEECERRHQELFNPNIGSCAHTGIIKVGKPVVSHLNAHLNAGYKFGGWGRDSKPVPDRESMYWYSGYTSSSIVDIRFYTNYNSLILRNHFQHHNLHSGWYGTGNNFIIRDNTLYYQINSPFGLAKLNFTTMRYESRVIAKASTRFSYANSPNQNFDFAADETGLWVTYATAESSGRMVIAKINEPSFGVEEEWQTSVFKPGVNNAFMVCGVLYAVRTVDIQTDEIFYKYDTRTRQESYISVPFVRFQEKYSNLDYNPTDQKLYMYNDGYYVNYHLWFNHTTKATVAPPYRRT; encoded by the exons ATGATCAGCACTCTGTACTTCTTTGCGCTGCTGAGCTCTGCGATGGCCTGGGGG CATGTAGGCCTGTGGAAAGAGCGGAGTGCGAGGAATGAGACAGAGGATGGAAGTGGGGACAGATGTGCCTGTGATGCCTTCCTGCCCGGTTCAACTTTTCCTTTAAGAgacctggtggtggtggagcagACAGCTGTGGAGATCTACCACAAACTGGAGCTGGAGTTGGGCAAG CTGGAAAACTATGAGACCAAGCTGACAGAATAttcagaaaaaataataaagttgaCGGTGGAGGTTGAAAAAATTGAGAAGAACCCCGATGCCTACAATGAAGCTGACAAGGACGAGATTAAGGTGAAGATTAAGCAAGTGGAAGCTCTGGCTAAAGAGCTGCAGCTCTCCATCAGAAGCTCCACCACTATCTTCAGGTCACTGCGCGTGCAG GTTACAGCCATGGAAGAGACCTTGACGAGGCTGGAGAAGACCTACGACAAGAATGTGGTTCTGGCGACCCGTCGAGAATACATCAAGGTGCAGATGCAGCTAGAAGAGTGCGAGAGACGCCACCAGGAGCTCTTCAACCCAAACATTG gGTCCTGTGCACACACTGGTATCATCAAGGTTGGCAAGCCCGTTGTGAGTCACCTGAATGCCCATCTAAATGCTGGCTATAAATTTGGAGGCTGGGGGAGAGATTCAAAGCCTGTTCCCGATAGAGAGTCTATGTATTGGTATTCTGGCTATACTAGCAGCTCCATTGTTGACATTAGGTTCTATACTAACTACAACAGTCTCATTTTGAGAAATCACTTCCAGCATCACAATTTACACAGCGGGTGGTATGGTACAGGGAACAATTTCATCATCCGTGACAATACCCTGTACTATCAGATCAACAGTCCCTTTGGGTTGGCTAAACTGAATTTCACTACCATGAGATATGAGTCCAGGGTGATTGCAAAGGCTAGCACCAGATTCTCTTATGCTAACTCTCCCAATCAAAACTTTGACTTTGCTGCAGACGAGACAGGCCTGTGGGTGACCTATGCTACAGCGGAGTCCAGTGGTCGGATGGTCATTGCTAAGATAAATGAGCCTTCTTTTGGGGTTGAGGAGGAATGGCAGACTAGTGTCTTCAAACCAGGGGTGAATAACGCCTTCATGGTGTGTGGCGTTCTGTATGCAGTCAGGACAGTAGATATCCAAACTGATGAAATCTTTTACAAGTACGACACCAGAACCAGACAGGAGAGCTACATCAGTGTTCCCTTTGTGAGATTCCAGGAAAAGTATTCCAACCTGGACTACAATCCCACTGACCAGAAGCTCTACATGTACAATGATGGCTACTATGTAAATTATCACCTGTGGTTTAACCACACAACTAAAGCCACTGTGGCGCCACCATATCGCCGGACCTAA
- the olfm4.2 gene encoding LOW QUALITY PROTEIN: olfactomedin-4 (The sequence of the model RefSeq protein was modified relative to this genomic sequence to represent the inferred CDS: deleted 1 base in 1 codon) has product MLPVLLLLVPALSPALAWIPVDDWESGNVTTSVGESGQCVCHVYVADTTFPANRVQHMQQVSKDLILEVEIQINKMVSYEGKLEVYLRDLKDLTVRVAVLESSPDQYIKLEFELLRIELREFESLVSQLKVSLNASSPLFNSLYTEIRNMTLIVNQLETYDKSNLEVIRLEFAKLQKKLEDCQRQHDFIKPDIGNCNHTGILSIGKPTVVQLNAHLNSGYQYGGWGKDSKPVRGFESMYIYGAYTSPSVYDFYLYSDYEKLILRSAFKRHDIPNGWIGAGNNFIVHRNAIYYQINTPFSMAKLNLTTSTYNYRVIPAASQRFSYSYSDNQNMDFAADENGLWVMYASGESGGKIVLAKIDEKSFGIAEEWNTGVFKQLAGNAFMACGVMYATRALDVNTEEIYYAFDTKTGKEKDLNIPFQKFQEKYTNLDYNPTDQKLYMYNDGYYVSYSVRFNKK; this is encoded by the exons ATGCTACCAGTTCTACTCCTGCTAGTACCAGCCCTCAGTCCTGCTCTGGCCTGGATT CCAGTGGATGATTGGGAATCTGGCAATGTGACTACATCAGTGGGTGAGtcaggtcagtgtgtttgtcacGTGTATGTTGCTGACACCACCTTCCCTGCTAACCGGGTTCAGCACATGCAACAAGTCAGCAAGGATCTGATCCTGGAAGTGGAAATCCAAATTAACAAG ATGGTGAGCTATGAGGGTAAACTGGAGGTCTATTTGAGAGACCTGAAGGACCTGACGGTTAGAGTGGCTGTGCTGGAGAGCAGTCCTGATCAGTACATCAAACTGGAGTTTGAGCTGCTCAGGATTGAGCTCAGAGAGTTTGAGTCTCTGGTGTCGCAGCTCAAAGTCTCCCTCAACGCCTCCTCACCACTGTTCAACAGTCTGTATACAGAG ATCCGCAACATGACACTCATCGTGAACCAACTGGAGACTTATGACAAGAGCAACCTGGAGGTGATCCGCTTGGAGTTTGCTAAGCTACAGAAGAAG TTGGAGGACTGCCAGAGGCAGCATGATTTTATCAAGCCAGATATTG gcAACTGCAATCACACAGGAATCTTGAGCATCGGCAAACCAACGGTGGTCCAGCTAAATGCTCATTTGAACTCAGGCTACCAATATGGGGGCTGGGGAAAAGACTCCAAACCTGTTCGAGGCTTTGAGTCAATGTACATCTATGGTGCATACACCAGTCCCTCAGTGTATGACTTCTATCTGTACTCTGACTATGAAAAGCTAATTCTGAGGTCTGCATTCAAACGCCATGACATACCAAATGGGTGGATAGGTGCCGGCAACAATTTCATTGTTCACAGAAATGCCATCTATTACCAGATCAACACACCTTTCAGTATGGCCAAGCTGAATCTGACCACTTCCACATACAACTACAGAGTGATCCCAGCCGCTAGTCAAAGGTTCTCATACAGTTACTCAGACAATCAGAACATGGACTTTGCAGCTGATGAAAATGGCTTGTGGGTAATGTACGCCTCAGGGGAGAGCGGGGGTAAAATTGTCCTTGCAAAGATAGATGAGAAATCTTTTGGCATTGCGGAGGAGTGGAACACCGGTGTGTTCAAACAACTGGCTGGCAATGCTTTCATGGCCTGTGGAGTGATGTACGCCACCAGGGCATTAGATGTGAACACAGAGGAGATCTATTATGCATTCGACACCAAGACCGGGAAGGAGAAGGACCTCAACATTCCCTTCCAGAAGTTCCAGGAGAAATACACCAACCTGGACTACAACCCCACTGATCAGAAGCTCTACATGTACAATGATGGCTACTATGTGTCCTATAGTGTGAGgtttaataaaaaatga